A stretch of DNA from Curtobacterium sp. MCBD17_035:
CTCCTCATCACCCACGACCTCGGCGTCGCGGCCCAGATCGCCGACCGGATCGCCGTGATGTACGCGGGACGCCTCGCCGAGGTCGGTCCGACCGACGCCGTGCTCACCGCCCCCGCGCACCCGTACACGGCCGGCCTCATGCGCTCCCGCCTGTCGCTCGGCCTCGACCGCGACGTCCGGCTCCCGACCCTGCCGCCGGACACGCTGACGCCCGAGCAACGCCTCGTCGGCTGCCCGTACCGCGCACGGTGCCCCCTCGCGTTCGACCGGTGCGTCGCCGAGACCCCCGGGCTCGACGCCGCGGTGTCCGCGCCGGGCCACGCAGCCGCGTGCTGGGCCCCGGCCGAGGTCGTGCGCACCGACGCGGCCACGCCGCGGACCGCCGCGGTCGCACCCGGCCCGGGCCGCGCCTCCCGGCCGGTCGCCACCCGCGCCACACCGGCCGGTGCCGCGCGCGTCGGTGACGGCACGGCCCCCGCCCCGGCGGTCGTCGTCGACGACGTCGTCTGCACGTACGTCACCGGCCACGGTCGACGGCGACGCACGGTGGAGGCCGTGCGCGGCATGCGCTTCGACGTGGCCGCCGGTGCGTCTCTCGCGATCGTCGGCGAGAGCGGTTCGGGCAAGTCGACGATCCTCCGCGCGATCGCCGGCCTCGTGCCCGTCCGGTCCGGACACATCCGGGTCGCCGACGGCGGCGCGCAGATGGTGTTCCAGGACGCCGGGTCGTCACTCACCCCGTGGATGACGGTCGGCGAGACCCTCGCCGAGCGGCTCCGCCCGCAGCGGCTCGGCCGCACCGAGACCGACCGACGCGTGTCCGAGGCCCTCGACGCCATCGGTCTCCCCGCATCGGTCGCACGGCTCCGCCCCTCCGACCTGTCCGGTGGGCAACGGCAGCGCGTCGCGCTCGCCCGAGCGACCGTCGTGCGGCCCGCCGTGCTCCT
This window harbors:
- a CDS encoding ABC transporter ATP-binding protein, which codes for MSDPMDTPNAGGTAAGAAARTGGVTASIRDLHVSLERDGARSAVLRGVDLDIARGEIVGLVGESGSGKSMLAMSLLGLLPDAARPHISGEVRVQGTDMAHGTDAERARARRTALGAVFQDPMTSLNPTMRVGRQIVEAGQDRAGSIALLDAMGVPDPAMRFSVYPHELSGGLRQRVMAAIAMAGRPALVVADEPTTALDVTVQAQLLDLLRELRDEQGCSVLLITHDLGVAAQIADRIAVMYAGRLAEVGPTDAVLTAPAHPYTAGLMRSRLSLGLDRDVRLPTLPPDTLTPEQRLVGCPYRARCPLAFDRCVAETPGLDAAVSAPGHAAACWAPAEVVRTDAATPRTAAVAPGPGRASRPVATRATPAGAARVGDGTAPAPAVVVDDVVCTYVTGHGRRRRTVEAVRGMRFDVAAGASLAIVGESGSGKSTILRAIAGLVPVRSGHIRVADGGAQMVFQDAGSSLTPWMTVGETLAERLRPQRLGRTETDRRVSEALDAIGLPASVARLRPSDLSGGQRQRVALARATVVRPAVLLCDEPTSALDASLAATTLNLIRDMREELAMTVLFVTHDLAVARLMGDRIAVVERGRIVELGAADAVIGDPREPYTRTLVASVPEIAVAR